From Pelosinus fermentans DSM 17108, the proteins below share one genomic window:
- a CDS encoding PAS domain-containing protein, producing MEDQRKAKKQLIEELISLRQQLAKWNAAPTPSCPHHSMDEPQHSSALLPKPHAYLWEGEFKSLVENSPDAIIRFDKDLRFLYANKVALKVMRIPLASCLGKTVSELKFPRKYYKLWKSQVETIFQTKQQAKFEAEFTSSKEHHFYYHARLVPEFSIDGSVVSVLCTLRNIDELKKTELELRASEFRNHKLLSSLPDFLFYLTNEGVYLDYHVTNPDLLYKPHNSRIGKHLTEVLPSKQAQQFMSEIKCAIKTGKIKSIEYQLPINDTICSMEARIMTYDKSSVLVIVRDITELKHLRQELTRLDQLNLVGEMAATIGHEVRNPMTSVRGFLQFLSYKEECHNFKNYFQLMIEELDRANSIISDFLSLAKNKQVKLEMQNLNTIIKTIAPLLQSNAIISNKSLHLDLNLIPDLPLDSKEIRQLLLNLVYNALDAMPPHRNITIKSFMEKGQVILAVQDEGTGIPPELIEKLGTPFFTTKEKGTGLGLAVCYRIVARHKATIEIDTCSQGTTFFIKFNQ from the coding sequence ATGGAAGATCAACGTAAAGCTAAAAAACAGCTGATTGAGGAATTGATTTCATTACGCCAGCAGCTTGCAAAATGGAACGCTGCACCAACTCCCTCTTGCCCTCATCATAGTATGGATGAGCCACAGCATAGTTCTGCCCTTCTCCCAAAACCACATGCTTATTTATGGGAAGGGGAGTTTAAATCCTTAGTAGAAAATTCTCCGGATGCGATTATTCGTTTTGATAAAGATTTGCGATTTTTATATGCAAACAAAGTGGCTCTTAAAGTAATGAGAATACCATTAGCATCCTGCCTAGGAAAAACTGTCTCTGAATTAAAATTTCCCAGAAAATATTATAAATTGTGGAAATCACAGGTTGAGACCATATTTCAAACTAAACAGCAGGCAAAATTTGAAGCGGAATTTACTAGTAGTAAAGAACATCACTTTTACTATCATGCTCGACTTGTTCCCGAATTTTCTATAGATGGTTCTGTTGTTTCAGTTTTGTGCACCTTACGCAATATTGATGAACTAAAAAAAACGGAATTAGAATTACGAGCCAGTGAGTTTCGTAATCACAAACTATTATCATCTCTGCCCGATTTTTTATTTTATCTCACCAATGAAGGAGTTTATTTAGATTATCACGTAACCAATCCCGATTTATTATATAAGCCTCACAACAGCCGCATCGGCAAACATTTAACAGAAGTGCTCCCGAGTAAACAAGCCCAGCAATTTATGTCTGAAATAAAATGCGCCATCAAAACCGGGAAAATCAAAAGTATTGAGTACCAGCTGCCCATTAATGATACGATCTGTTCAATGGAAGCGCGTATCATGACTTATGATAAAAGCAGTGTCCTGGTTATTGTCAGAGATATTACAGAACTCAAGCATCTGCGGCAAGAACTTACCCGTCTTGATCAGCTAAATCTAGTGGGAGAAATGGCAGCTACAATTGGTCATGAAGTACGAAACCCAATGACAAGCGTCCGAGGATTTTTACAGTTTCTTAGTTATAAGGAAGAATGTCATAACTTTAAAAATTATTTTCAACTTATGATAGAAGAATTAGATCGTGCAAATTCTATTATTAGTGATTTTTTATCTTTGGCAAAGAATAAACAAGTCAAATTAGAAATGCAGAATTTGAATACGATTATAAAGACCATTGCTCCTTTACTGCAGTCCAATGCGATCATATCCAATAAATCCCTTCATCTGGATTTAAACCTCATACCGGATTTACCCCTTGACTCTAAGGAAATCCGTCAGCTTCTCTTAAATCTAGTGTATAATGCGTTAGATGCTATGCCGCCCCATCGAAATATTACTATAAAATCCTTCATGGAAAAAGGTCAAGTCATACTAGCCGTCCAGGATGAGGGCACCGGCATCCCGCCAGAATTGATCGAAAAGTTAGGAACCCCCTTTTTTACCACTAAAGAAAAAGGAACGGGCTTAGGATTAGCCGTCTGCTATCGAATTGTTGCCAGACACAAAGCAACCATTGAAATTGATACTTGCTCTCAGGGCACTACCTTTTTTATAAAATTTAATCAGTAA
- a CDS encoding phosphomannomutase/phosphoglucomutase, which yields MKIFHACDIRGIAGIELTEEIAYKIGLAVGVKLAGKKVVVGGDVRLSTPILKDILIKALVGSGCEVIDIGTVATPVFYYAQKVMQAMGGVMVTASHNPAPYNGFKLVFGDQPVTEEDILEIKQMVEEGVSVVGEGTMIALPIVDEYIASTALLAQKSKLRVVVDAGNGATSQIAPQLFKQLGYDVIELYCQPDGNFPNRSPNPALAENLQGLGEKVRESRANLGVAFDGDGDRVAFVDENGRAVDNDDIIVLIAQYYLEKQPGTIIYDAKCSMVAPEEIRKAGGRPVMARAGHTFSKAAFIQEKALFAGEISGHFFFRELGYDDGMFAGLKVCEFVAAHGSLAKLVDEIPNYILTPDIRITYKGTDKEAVLDAVAEKLAVYKPNRIDGVRIEFQDGWGMIRASVTEPLFTLRFESKSTKRLREIIDTLLCALPENIRVAVMNALPPQYVVTD from the coding sequence ATGAAAATTTTCCATGCATGTGATATTCGGGGAATTGCAGGTATTGAATTGACAGAGGAGATCGCATACAAAATCGGCTTGGCAGTAGGCGTTAAATTAGCTGGCAAAAAAGTAGTAGTAGGCGGTGATGTTCGCTTATCCACGCCAATTTTAAAAGATATTTTAATTAAAGCGCTGGTGGGATCAGGCTGTGAAGTCATTGATATTGGGACGGTAGCCACTCCTGTTTTTTATTATGCGCAAAAAGTGATGCAGGCAATGGGAGGGGTTATGGTTACTGCTTCTCATAATCCTGCTCCTTACAATGGCTTTAAGCTGGTATTTGGTGATCAGCCTGTAACAGAAGAGGATATCTTAGAAATAAAACAAATGGTGGAAGAGGGTGTGAGTGTCGTCGGTGAAGGCACAATGATCGCATTGCCCATTGTGGATGAGTATATCGCATCTACTGCACTCTTAGCTCAAAAAAGTAAATTGCGAGTGGTGGTTGATGCTGGTAATGGAGCTACCTCTCAGATTGCACCGCAATTATTCAAGCAGTTAGGTTATGATGTAATTGAATTATATTGTCAGCCCGATGGAAATTTTCCCAATCGTTCGCCTAACCCAGCCTTGGCTGAAAATTTGCAGGGACTTGGAGAAAAGGTTCGGGAAAGTCGTGCAAACCTAGGTGTAGCCTTTGATGGTGATGGAGATCGAGTTGCTTTTGTTGATGAAAACGGACGTGCCGTTGATAATGATGATATCATTGTCCTGATCGCTCAATATTATCTTGAGAAACAGCCAGGAACGATTATTTATGATGCCAAATGTTCCATGGTCGCACCTGAGGAAATTCGTAAAGCTGGTGGCAGGCCTGTCATGGCAAGAGCCGGACATACCTTTAGTAAAGCTGCTTTTATACAAGAGAAGGCATTATTTGCCGGGGAAATCAGCGGGCACTTCTTCTTTCGTGAACTGGGCTATGATGATGGCATGTTTGCGGGGTTAAAGGTATGTGAATTTGTTGCTGCTCATGGTTCCCTAGCGAAGCTTGTGGATGAAATTCCTAATTATATTCTTACCCCTGATATCCGGATTACGTATAAGGGAACTGATAAAGAAGCAGTTTTAGATGCTGTAGCCGAAAAATTAGCAGTGTATAAACCGAACCGTATTGATGGTGTGCGAATTGAATTTCAAGATGGTTGGGGGATGATTCGCGCCTCTGTTACAGAGCCCTTATTTACTTTACGTTTCGAATCTAAGTCAACAAAGCGCTTGCGGGAGATTATTGATACATTGTTATGCGCCTTGCCTGAAAATATAAGAGTGGCGGTAATGAATGCATTACCACCGCAATATGTAGTTACTGATTAA
- a CDS encoding MBL fold metallo-hydrolase, with product MKVHVLASGSTGNAIFLDFTHTKILVDAGISTRRIKQSLAALGTDIEELDGVFITHEHRDHISGLPTMTKKYNLPVYASPYTWRAMYCRDVIPDLCCQNLSENVTIGQVRVEPFSISHDAADPVGFRFYHGSSKCSVVTDIGFVTDAVKEAIALSDVLVLECNHDLDMLENGAYPWHLKRRIKSNRGHLSNVDAAWTLARLKRKPNMQVFLAHMSKENNNPELAKSTVSAILEEQGLKIGSEIELHITYPDRTVSSNF from the coding sequence ATGAAAGTTCATGTTTTAGCGAGTGGCAGTACAGGCAATGCCATTTTTTTAGATTTTACACATACTAAAATATTAGTGGATGCAGGGATCAGCACAAGGCGTATTAAACAAAGCTTAGCTGCATTAGGTACAGATATCGAAGAGTTGGATGGAGTATTTATTACACATGAGCATAGAGATCATATTAGCGGCTTGCCAACTATGACTAAAAAGTACAATTTACCTGTATATGCCAGCCCTTATACTTGGCGGGCGATGTACTGCCGTGATGTTATACCTGATCTTTGCTGTCAGAATTTATCGGAGAACGTTACTATTGGACAAGTCCGGGTGGAACCATTTAGTATTTCTCATGATGCAGCAGACCCAGTCGGCTTTCGTTTTTATCATGGAAGCAGTAAATGTAGTGTGGTTACTGATATTGGTTTTGTTACCGATGCAGTGAAAGAAGCGATTGCATTAAGTGATGTATTAGTTTTAGAATGTAATCATGATTTAGACATGCTGGAAAATGGGGCATATCCCTGGCATTTAAAGCGCCGCATCAAAAGCAATCGCGGGCATTTATCCAATGTAGATGCTGCGTGGACGTTAGCACGGTTAAAAAGGAAGCCGAATATGCAAGTATTCTTAGCTCACATGAGTAAGGAAAATAATAATCCTGAATTGGCAAAAAGCACCGTAAGTGCTATATTAGAAGAGCAGGGCTTAAAAATTGGCTCAGAAATTGAATTGCATATTACCTATCCTGATCGTACAGTGAGTAGTAACTTCTAA